CACCCGGGACGCGCTGTGATAACGTAGCGAAGCGCGACGCGATTACAGCCGGAGGGGAGCATGATAGTCAGACAGGCATCGCCTGAAGAGGCGCATACTTTATGGAACATCCGAAATCAGGCCATTCGTCACGGCTGCGAGCAGATCTATCCACCCGATGTGATCGTCGCCTGGACGCCAGACCGCATGCCTGCCAGCTTTCCCGCGATGATCCGCGTTAATCCCTTTTTCGTGATTGATGGCCCGGCCGGTGTGCCGGTCGCTACCGGATCGCTGGATCTCGCCGCCGCCAGTGTCGAAGCTATTTTTACGCTGCCCGATTTCACCGGACAGGGAATGGCTGGCCTGATCATTGA
This DNA window, taken from Pantoea vagans, encodes the following:
- a CDS encoding GNAT family N-acetyltransferase, with amino-acid sequence MIVRQASPEEAHTLWNIRNQAIRHGCEQIYPPDVIVAWTPDRMPASFPAMIRVNPFFVIDGPAGVPVATGSLDLAAASVEAIFTLPDFTGQGMAGLIIDTLKAEARQRGYRQLTLASTPNAVTFYEQHGFHALGESLYPSKLAGCALRCIEMAIEL